AGATAGGGGTCTGTGTGTACGCATGCGcgtgtgtatttaaaaaatatatatatatatatatggggagcctgggtggctcagtgggttgaggcctctgtctttggctcaggtcatgatctcggggtcctggaattgagacccgcatcgggctctctgctcggcggggagcctgcttcctcctctttctctgcctacttgtgatctctgtcaaataaataaataaatatctttaaaaaatatatatgtatacttatgtatatatgtgtgtatatatataattaaacatgTTCCGGTATACTGATCAAGTTTTAAATCTGGTTTCCCCAGCCTTCACCGCTGGTTTTTTGGACTCTCTCTGAGAGGACCTTGGCCAGGACAAGGTGGTAGGGAATCCCATTTGGCAAGGGATAGCGGGGAATTATCCAGAGTGTCAGTATTTGTGGGAAACTCGATTCTCCTAAATGAccccagaattttctttcttgctttttcaaaCGTTGCCCAAATTTGGTCAAGGAGCTGGGACCAGGCTGGGTTCCATCTCTGGCTGTTAGAGGAGAGCCCTCTAGTGGTCAGAAGGCAGGTGTCACTGCTGCCTCAGGAAGGACACTGACTGGGGAGCGCGTTGAGGCCCCGAGGGGAGGGCAGTTGCCATGGTCACCCGGCTGTGCCCCACTTGTAGTTAGGtctccagagctctgggatcagcCCTGTCTGCATTCAGATCCTGCCTCTACCTCCTTTTTAGCAGTGGGACTGTAGGTAACATTATCTCTCTGAACCTGGACTTCATCAATAAAATGGGTCACTAATGACACCTTGTAGGGCTGTGGGGCTAAAATTAAGTAATCTATATTAAGCATTTAGTGCAGGGTAAGTGCTCTGTTACCAGCATGGGACTTCCTTACGACAATGTTAGGAACAGTCACTACAGATTATTGAGAGAGGACATGTGGCAAGGCAGGGGCAGGCCACCGTTAGACTTGTCTGCTGGAAGAGGTTCCCCCTACTGACCTAAGGGAGGTACGGCCGTGACCCCATTTTGAAGTTGAACAAGGTTCAGAGAGGCAGTTTGTTTGTCCAATGTGGTAACTGGCCTTCTCCTGGCCTTTATAGGAACAAagggactttatttattttttttttaagattttatttatttatttgacagaaagtgaatgagagagaacataagcagggggagtagcaggctgagggagagggagaagcagggggagcctgacgagggactgaaccccaggactctgggatcatgacctgagttgaaggcagacacttaactggttgagccacccagagagATGCCCACaaagggccttttttttttttttaaattgtgttgttagtccccatacagtacatcattagttcttgatgcaGTGTttcaggattcattgtttatgcaccacacccagtgctccgtgccatccgtgccctccttaatacccaccacctggctcacccatccccccaccctcctcccctccagaaccctcagtttgtttctcggagtccacagtctctcatggttcgtctgcctctctcattcccccaattcatttttcctttccttctcctaatgtcctctgtgttattccttatgctccacaagcaagtgaaaccatatggtaattgactttctctgcttgacttatttctcttagcatcatctcctccagtcccatccatgttcatacaaaagttgggtattcatcctttctgatggctgcgtaatactccattgtatatatggaccacatcttctttatccattcgtgtgttgagggcatcttggctctttccacagtttggtgattgtggccattgctgctatgaacattggggtacagatggcccttcttttcactgcatctgtatctttggggtaaatacccagtagtgcaattgccgggtcatagggaagctctatttttaatatcttgaggaatcATCACattgttttctgaagtggctgcaccaacttgcgttcccaccaacagtgtaggagggttcccctttctccacatcctctccaacacacgttgtttcctgccttgttaatctttgctagtctgactggtgtaaggtggtatctcagtgtggttttgatttgaatctccctgatggctaatgatgatgaacattgtttcatgtgtctgttagccatttgtatgtcttctttggagaagtgtctgcttgtgtcttctgcccatttttcaaagtgattatctgttttgtgtgtgttgagtttgaggagttcttcatagatcttaggtatcagccctttgtagtgtcatttgcaagtatcttctcccattctgtgggttgacaaagggcctttcttttctttttttttttttttaagattttacttatttatttggcagaaagagatcacaagtaggcagagaggcaggcagagagagagagggaattaggctccctgccgagcagagagcctgatgcagggctcgatcccaggaccctgagatcatgacctgagccgaaggcagcagcttaacccactgagccacccaggcgccccacaaaggGCCTTTCTATGTATGGCTTCAACAAACCAGTAATGAGGGAAGGTGTGCATTTATAATTCCTGTTTGGTAGATGAGAAAATCAATTCACTTGCCCAGGTTTTAAACACAGTGCCCCTTTCCCACCCCAATCCTAGGATGCAGCCTTTGTGACTGCCCAGTGGCCTGGCTTCGGGGGAACGGGGGGCCCATTTGCCACCAAGGGGGGGTGCCTCCAGGGCAGGCAGCCAGCCAAGGAGGCACGCCATCAGGGTGCTGGGCTTGCCCccacatgcccctcccccagccagatCTTCATCCTTCCTGTCCCGGCAtgctcctgctccctcctgtGGCTGGGGTCCACCCCTGCTCACCACAGAGATGGGTCAAGGGCCCAACTCCAGACAAGGCTCCGACCCAGCCATTGGCATATTGCTGCCTTGGACCAAAAGCAACAGAAGGGGGCTGTTCTCCAAAGACGCCTCCAGAgggaaagattattttaaaaaagaggaggagcaggcaggggaagggacCCAAATGAGCGTGCCAAGCCTGTGTGTGCCCAGGCACAGCCCAGCCCATGAGTGACCTTGGGCCACACTCTCAGAGCCTTAGATGCTTCACCTGTCAGAGATCAGAACAGGTGACTGACTCTGAGGTCCCCCCAGTCAGGACACCCTCAAACCCGGCAGGAGGGACGATGCACCACACCCGGGTGAGGGGTCTCCCTGCTTCATGCAGGACTCTGGGAATACAGAGCTGGACAGGGGAGTCACTGCTCTCACATTGCTCCCAGCCGAGTGGGGAGACAGGAAGTTAGACCCTGTGATCGGGCTCCCAGCCTGACCGGAGGGCTGGCACCAGAGCTAATGCCGCAGGTCTAACGAAGGGGGGGTGAGCAGGGCAGGGTTGATGTCAGCTCAGTGGGGGGCCAGGAGCACACTCCACCCCACTGcagcctgccctcctccctgcctgggaGTGAGTTGGCCTCGGTGGAGGAAATGGGGGGCTGGGGCTTgggccctggagccccaggaaCTAGCCTGTGCCTTGACTGGTGCCTCCTGGACCTTGGCAGGTGCAGCTGGTCCAGGACCCAGTGACCGGAGGGACCTTCGTGGTAAAGGCAGGTGCCACTTAGTCCCCTGCCATCCTGCATTCCCCCGGGGCTTCTCACCGCTCTTGGAAACGCCTACCCCTCTGAGGAGCCTCCTGCCCAGAACCAGTATCTGGAGACCAGGCTCTCTCCAAATCTAAAAGCTGAGCATGTCCCCTGCCTCCCAGACAGACACACGTACTGTCTCTTCCTTGTTTTGGAGGGTGGAGGGCCTGGATTCCATGGTgggagcaggggtgaggcccAGGTCAGGAACTGGAGGGAGGCGGTTGCTCCCCGGGGTGGCTTCTAACTTCCATCATCTGTTCGCCCCTAAAGCCAGGCTAGGACGTCCCCTCGCAGGGCTCCGTCTGGTCTGGGCCGCGCTGACCCGCCTGCCCTCTCCCCAGAGCCTGTCCAGGTGTCCTGTGGCGAACCGGGAGCGACTGACCATCATCCCGCACGGTGTCCCCTACATGACCAAGCTGCTCCGCTACTTCATGAGTGAGGACTCCATCTTCCTGCAGCTGGAGCACGTGCCAGGTGAGGGGACCTCGGGGCTGGGGCATGGCCTCGTTCATCCCCGGGAAACGCCAAGCACGAGGAGGGGGTAATGCGCTAGAGGCACGGTGCCGGGCAGCGGACCTGGGTTTCCTGGGGGAGGACGGCGGGACCCGGCTGGCGCAGGCAACATCTTGAGGAGGAATTTCATGTCCTGGGCTGGGAGAGGGCGTTGACGCAGATGTCCCCTGTGTCACCATTTCCTCCAGTTTgggctcttttcatttttccagtcGACGCCCATTCTCTGGAGTGGCCACACAGGACGGTGGTTCCTAGGTAGTGAGGACAGCAGTGGGGCCGTGGAACCCATCACCCCAAGCacagtgggttttgttttgttttgttttttttaaaatgagggacATATCCTTGGGCCATGATATAGAGTCACTGCAGGGCCATGCCTGGCCTGTTTTACTTGGTTAAATTTCATCCTACTGTTCTccctaaaaagtaaaaaaaaattataatattttgagCACGGGTGAACCTACCACAAAAACCAAGGGTAGGAATAATAATTCACAATTCCCTTGGGGTTATGCGCCAATTTTGTGCCAACTTGTGACGCCGGGTCCCCTCTGGGTGAGCCAGAGGGAGAACAGAGGGCGTTCAGGGCTGGTGAGGGAGGGGCACAGGTGAGGACCATGGTGGATAGTGGGGAGGCAGGAGTTGGGGACCTGGGTCCATGCTCTTCTTCTCCCCTGTCCCCATGCTCCCTGCTCCTCTACACGGCCCAGGAGGCACTCTCTGGTCGCACCTGCTCTCCCAGGAGCAGCCCCAACAGTCTGGGGGCAGATCTGGCTCCAGCCCAGAGAGGATGAAGGCTCCACTCACCCCACCCCTCAGCCTCCAGACCCCAGCACTGCTTCCCCGGGAACCCACCTGCCTGCAGGACAGAATCCTTCTGGAGCCTCCACGGACTTCCCGGAGACTTCCCCCAGCCAGGGAGGCCCCGCCCGTCATGCCCCAGAGCGAGGCTGAAGGCGACCCCTCTGCCAGGACCCATACTTCCCGCCCCTCGGACTTTCCGAAGGCCCCAAGTGGCCGCCTGCACCTCCAAGCCAGGCGGCGACCTGGCCAGAGCTCGGACGTGAGGCCCTCTTGGGGGCTCCCTTGGGTTCATCAGGGGGCCGTCCGGGTGCTGGGGGCCTGTGGCCGAGGCAGGAGTCCGAGCCGCCCCTTAGCGGCTAGGGCCCGCCCAGGGTcaggctggggcgcctggagAGTGAAGGAGGAGCAGGTGAAGCAGTGGGCGGCGGAGACCCTGCTGGCCCTGGAGGCGCTGCACCAGCAGGGGGTGCTGTGCCGAGACCTCAACCCCCGGAACCTGCTCTTGGACCAGGCAGGTAGGCGCCCAGgccaaggaggaggagggatcAGGTtgtcctcaccccacccccagactgaGGAGGAGAGGTCCTCAAAGTCCCAGGGACCTCTGAGGCCGTCTGCTTCCCCTGCCGACCCCCGGCCTCTTCCTACGGGACCCCGCCGAGTCTAGTCAGCCAAGGTTGAGCCTGAGTCCCGGGCAGCGGCTCCTAGGAATATCGGTTGTCCCTGGGCCTTAGGGGACCTAGGGAGGCTCTGCCCAGTGCAGCCACTGGCTCCTGCTTGGAGCCTGTCGGGGGAAGCCCTGGAGTCCCCCTTCCCCATGCCACCTGCTCCAGGACGACTAAACACaagttttcttcccctttgtccTCCCTACGCACGCTGGCTGAGAAGGTCACATCCGGCTCACGTATTTTGGCCAGTGGTCCGAGGTGGAGCCCCACTACTGCAGGGAGGCGGTGGACAATCTCTACAGCGCCCCAGgcaagaggggaggaggggctgcctCTGTGGGTGGAGCCGTGGGCGGAGCCGGCAGAGGGAAGGGGCGGTGTCTGGGGAGGCCGGGTAGAGAGACCAGCCCTCTTGGGTGAGGCTGGGACACGTGTGTTCTTATTGCCACAGAGGTGGGGGGCATTTCTGAGCTGACGGAAGCCTGTGACTGGTGGAGCTTCGGGTCTCTGCTCTATGAAATGCTGACGGGAACCGTGAGTAGCTGGGCCGGGGGTGGGGCCCTGGGGGGTGTCCCCGACTGCAGGATGGACTCAGTTTTGTCCAGCCAGCCAGGGTCGGGGCTGAGGGTACCTGGTTTTCCAAGACCTGGCTGTTCTCCCTCCCCGTCCCCCATAGCTGCCCCCACAGGCCCTGAGAGCCCTGGGAAGCCGCTCCCGCCCAGGTCACGGGCACACTGGGCGCACCTGCCACCCTAGCAGCTAGAGCTAGTGGGACGGTCGTCAACTTAGGTAAATGAGAGTTGAGTTGGGATAGTCAGGGAGGGTTTCCGGAGAACACCTGGGTGTTCTGGAGGGAGGCTGGGATTGGACACAACCCTTCATCCCTGGAAGGCCACGGCATCATTCCTCCCACCCATGCCCGTCTGGGCTATAAGGTCCAGTTTTGGCCGAAGGACAGCGGGCTCTGCCTCCGTGCTTCTCTGTGAGCACAGCATCACACGGGGGCTGGTTAGGCCAAGCAGCAAAGGCAAGGCCAGACTACAGCTGAGCAGGAAATGGCGGGAGTGGATGAAGTGTGTCTGCTAAAGAGTCTCTGAGAGCCCCAAGGCTGGGGTTCTCTCCCCTCCGCCTCCCACTGCCTCTCTAGCCCAGGGCTCCTGGCCTTCCTCCTGGTTGCATCTTGCAGCTCTGCCTGACTCCCTAGAGTCCTCTCCGTGCTCCAGGACTGCAGGGTTCTGGAGCACAGGGAGCTCCTGCCTTGGCCCTGACAGTGGAACTCCATGGTCTGCTGTGGAGATTTTCTTTCCATAAGGAGACAAGTTCCGGTATTGTTCCTGACAGATGCCTGCCCTGAATGCAACCCAAGATGGATGCATCTGGCAGGCTTGGAGCCAGGGAGCCCTTTACCTCCCTGAGCCTGCTTCTTGAAGGTCCTAGAACTTATTTTGAGGGTTGTGGTGGAAATTACGGACAAGGGATGTCAGGCATCTTCTGCCACGCGGCAGGAAGTAACTCCAGAGCAGGACACCTCCCTCCTCCTCGTCCCCATGGGCCGTGACTCAAGGGGAGTAAAGCCTGGCTGCCGCTGGCACGGACAGACGTTGCTGGGGTTGACCCCCGTCCCTGTCTCTCCCAGGCCCTGTCGCAGAGCCACCCCTCAGGAATCCAGCCCCACACACAGCTCCAGctgcctgaatggctcagccGCCCCGCGGCCTCCCTCCTGACCGAGGTGAGCTACGCTGGCCGAGAGGCAGCAGCCTCTAGGGTGGAAGGCAGGAGCTGGGAGGGCACAGCCCTGGGCTGTGTCTGATGCGGCTGCAGGGGGGGAGTGGGGACAACAAATCTGCCCATGCTGCTATCCCAACAGCACTGGGGTTTCGTGGGCCGGGAGTGGTGGCTAggacccccaccccgcctcccgcCCCACGTCAGCGCAGGCCTCAGCGAAGGGGCTGGGAAGGCCCGTCAAGCCCACTGGGCTTTTTCCACAGCTGCTGCAGTTCGATCCTGCCCGACGCCTGGGTGCCGGAGGTGGCGGTGTAGACAAGCTCAAGGCGCACCCCTTTTTCAGCAGTACCCAGTGGAGCAAACTGGGGGGGTAAGAGGGGCCAGAGTGGGTCATGGAAGCTGCTGG
This Mustela nigripes isolate SB6536 chromosome 13, MUSNIG.SB6536, whole genome shotgun sequence DNA region includes the following protein-coding sequences:
- the RPS6KL1 gene encoding ribosomal protein S6 kinase-like 1 isoform X1; protein product: MSLVACECPPGPGLEPEPCSRARSQARVYLEQIRNLVAPGAPDMTKRDYLVDAATQIRLALERDVSEDYEAAFNHYQNGVDVLLRGVHVDPNKERCEAVKLKITKYLRRAEEIFTCHLQKTLGGGASPGTGFSTLRLRPIRTLSSALEQLRGCRVVGVIEKVQLVQDPVTGGTFVVKSLSRCPVANRERLTIIPHGVPYMTKLLRYFMSEDSIFLQLEHVPGGTLWSHLLSQEQPQQSGGRSGSSPERMKAPLTPPLSLQTPALLPREPTCLQDRILLEPPRTSRRLPPAREAPPVMPQSEAEGDPSARTHTSRPSDFPKAPSGRLHLQARRRPGQSSDVRPSWGLPWVHQGAVRVLGACGRGRSPSRPLAARARPGSGWGAWRVKEEQVKQWAAETLLALEALHQQGVLCRDLNPRNLLLDQAGHIRLTYFGQWSEVEPHYCREAVDNLYSAPEVGGISELTEACDWWSFGSLLYEMLTGTALSQSHPSGIQPHTQLQLPEWLSRPAASLLTELLQFDPARRLGAGGGGVDKLKAHPFFSSTQWSKLGGSPEGSCLRSTVQLLATVQLRHLWPGLHTRGQAQCLEDLCFPQQAFSDKVFCDKST
- the RPS6KL1 gene encoding ribosomal protein S6 kinase-like 1 isoform X4, which produces MTKRDYLVDAATQIRLALERDVSEDYEAAFNHYQNGVDVLLRGVHVDPNKERCEAVKLKITKYLRRAEEIFTCHLQKTLGGGASPGTGFSTLRLRPIRTLSSALEQLRGCRVVGVIEKVQLVQDPVTGGTFVVKSLSRCPVANRERLTIIPHGVPYMTKLLRYFMSEDSIFLQLEHVPGGTLWSHLLSQEQPQQSGGRSGSSPERMKAPLTPPLSLQTPALLPREPTCLQDRILLEPPRTSRRLPPAREAPPVMPQSEAEGDPSARTHTSRPSDFPKAPSGRLHLQARRRPGQSSDVRPSWGLPWVHQGAVRVLGACGRGRSPSRPLAARARPGSGWGAWRVKEEQVKQWAAETLLALEALHQQGVLCRDLNPRNLLLDQAGHIRLTYFGQWSEVEPHYCREAVDNLYSAPEVGGISELTEACDWWSFGSLLYEMLTGTALSQSHPSGIQPHTQLQLPEWLSRPAASLLTELLQFDPARRLGAGGGGVDKLKAHPFFSSTQWSKLGGSPEGSCLRSTVQLLATVQLRHLWPGLHTRGQAQCLEDLCFPQQAFSDKVFCDKST
- the RPS6KL1 gene encoding ribosomal protein S6 kinase-like 1 isoform X3, which translates into the protein MSLVACECPPGPGLEPEPCSRARSQARVYLEQIRNLVAPGAPDMTKRDYLVDAATQIRLALERDVSEDYEAAFNHYQNGVDVLLRGVHVDPNKERCEAVKLKITKYLRRAEEIFTCHLQKTLGGGASPGTGFSTLRLRPIRTLSSALEQLRGCRVVGVIEKVQLVQDPVTGGTFVVKSLSRCPVANRERLTIIPHGVPYMTKLLRYFMSEDSIFLQLEHVPGGTLWSHLLSQEQPQQSGGRSGSSPERMKAPLTPPLSLQTPALLPREPTCLQDRILLEPPRTSRRLPPAREAPPVMPQSEAEGDPSARTHTSRPSDFPKAPSGRLHLQARRRPGQSSDVRPSWGLPWVHQGAVRVLGACGRGRSPSRPLAARARPGSGWGAWRVKEEQVKQWAAETLLALEALHQQGVLCRDLNPRNLLLDQAGHIRLTYFGQWSEVEPHYCREAVDNLYSAPEVGGISELTEACDWWSFGSLLYEMLTGTALSQSHPSGIQPHTQLQLPEWLSRPAASLLTELLQFDPARRLGAGGGGVDKLKAHPFFSSTQWSKLGGHLSYLPFCIFVLRVHSIHRPL
- the RPS6KL1 gene encoding ribosomal protein S6 kinase-like 1 isoform X5, with the translated sequence MSLVACECPPGPGLEPEPCSRARSQARVYLEQIRNLVAPGAPDMTKRDYLVDAATQIRLALERDVSEDYEAAFNHYQNGVDVLLRGVHVDPNKERCEAVKLKITKYLRRAEEIFTCHLQKTLGGGASPGTGFSTLRLRPIRTLSSALEQLRGCRVVGVIEKVQLVQDPVTGGTFVVKSLSRCPVANRERLTIIPHGVPYMTKLLRYFMSEDSIFLQLEHVPGGTLWSHLLSQEQPQQSGGRSGSSPERMKAPLTPPLSLQTPALLPREPTCLQDRILLEPPRTSRRLPPAREAPPVMPQSEAEGDPSARTHTSRPSDFPKAPSGRLHLQARRRPGQSSDVRPSWGLPWVHQGAVRVLGACGRGRSPSRPLAARARPGSGWGAWRVKEEQVKQWAAETLLALEALHQQGVLCRDLNPRNLLLDQAGHIRLTYFGQWSEVEPHYCREAVDNLYSAPEVGGISELTEACDWWSFGSLLYEMLTGTALSQSHPSGIQPHTQLQLPEWLSRPAASLLTELLQFDPARRLGAGGGGVDKLKAHPFFSSTQWSKLGGVHSIHRPL
- the RPS6KL1 gene encoding ribosomal protein S6 kinase-like 1 isoform X2, with product MSLVACECPPGPGLEPEPCSRARSQARVYLEQIRNLVAPGAPDMTKRDYLVDAATQIRLALERDVSEDYEAAFNHYQNGVDVLLRGVHVDPNKERCEAVKLKITKYLRRAEEIFTCHLQKTLGGGASPGTGFSTLRLRPIRTLSSALEQLRGCRVVGVIEKSLSRCPVANRERLTIIPHGVPYMTKLLRYFMSEDSIFLQLEHVPGGTLWSHLLSQEQPQQSGGRSGSSPERMKAPLTPPLSLQTPALLPREPTCLQDRILLEPPRTSRRLPPAREAPPVMPQSEAEGDPSARTHTSRPSDFPKAPSGRLHLQARRRPGQSSDVRPSWGLPWVHQGAVRVLGACGRGRSPSRPLAARARPGSGWGAWRVKEEQVKQWAAETLLALEALHQQGVLCRDLNPRNLLLDQAGHIRLTYFGQWSEVEPHYCREAVDNLYSAPEVGGISELTEACDWWSFGSLLYEMLTGTALSQSHPSGIQPHTQLQLPEWLSRPAASLLTELLQFDPARRLGAGGGGVDKLKAHPFFSSTQWSKLGGSPEGSCLRSTVQLLATVQLRHLWPGLHTRGQAQCLEDLCFPQQAFSDKVFCDKST